A part of Melittangium boletus DSM 14713 genomic DNA contains:
- a CDS encoding neuraminidase — translation MPERDWERLGELAEGGKVGAVVASQDGFGLIGAVTEPSTGSLLERMKSRRARLLRVAEGAVLQTWEGPGWIQALDSQGPLAAAIVATLKPSGSGSDYHLLLSTDGGREWSTRGLVSAPSLAQVRIVSEQEVWVLGAWYLGFSTNGGATWAEVELEGERNPHTERLRRVDGGMALLGKGLTVEPRGSPQVRLLETGASRLVDVDGAFVAALVDGQARVGERQEAGVRWLEPLPPGREPLRLAASEGVLRLLTRGADPSKGADPVLHVSEDGGTTWSHLSLPLGPHVDIAGREWGLGVHVNGTVYGRVA, via the coding sequence GTGCCGGAGAGAGACTGGGAGAGGCTGGGAGAGCTGGCGGAGGGCGGAAAGGTCGGAGCGGTGGTCGCGAGCCAGGATGGCTTCGGGCTCATCGGGGCCGTGACCGAGCCGTCCACGGGCAGTCTCCTGGAGCGGATGAAGAGCCGCCGCGCGCGGCTGCTGCGGGTCGCCGAGGGCGCCGTGCTCCAGACCTGGGAGGGTCCGGGCTGGATTCAGGCCCTGGACAGCCAGGGGCCGCTGGCGGCGGCCATCGTGGCCACGCTCAAGCCCTCGGGTTCGGGCTCGGACTACCACCTGCTGCTGTCCACGGATGGGGGCCGCGAGTGGAGCACGCGGGGCCTGGTGAGCGCGCCGAGCCTCGCCCAGGTGCGGATCGTCAGCGAGCAGGAAGTCTGGGTCCTGGGCGCCTGGTACCTGGGCTTCTCCACGAATGGCGGCGCCACGTGGGCGGAGGTGGAACTGGAAGGCGAGCGCAATCCCCACACCGAGCGGTTGCGCCGGGTGGACGGAGGCATGGCGCTGCTGGGCAAGGGCCTGACGGTGGAGCCCCGGGGCAGCCCCCAGGTGCGTCTGCTGGAGACGGGGGCCTCGCGGCTGGTGGACGTGGACGGGGCCTTCGTCGCGGCCCTCGTGGACGGGCAGGCCCGCGTGGGCGAGCGCCAGGAGGCCGGGGTGCGCTGGTTGGAGCCGTTGCCTCCGGGCCGCGAGCCGCTGCGCCTGGCGGCCAGTGAGGGCGTGTTGCGCCTGCTCACCCGGGGCGCGGATCCTTCCAAGGGCGCGGACCCCGTGCTGCACGTGAGCGAGGATGGAGGGACGACGTGGTCCCACCTGTCCCTGCCGCTCGGGCCTCATGTGGACATCGCCGGCCGGGAGTGGGGCCTGGGCGTGCACGTGAACGGCACCGTCTACGGCCGCGTGGCCTGA
- a CDS encoding serine/threonine-protein kinase, with translation MAETPPETEVVPDPDEPTVIRRIAPLADAVTPASSLFAGRYALVRLLGRGGMGSVYEAQDTLVGDVVALKRLELGRDASPEALERFSREVRLARRISHPHVARTHDLGTHEGQSFLTMEYVKGEDLWVLLSRERALAPVRAARIALAIAEGLAAAHAAGVVHRDLKPANILIESGGRVVLTDFGIARAVAGEAAGRTGGAVGTLRRAAGVARRVFARRPGLRSRRGAVCHRHPAGVVHRGLGRGRGSGHAGARQRRAGVARGAGAGRVTPGAGDALGPGE, from the coding sequence GTGGCCGAGACTCCTCCCGAGACCGAAGTCGTTCCCGATCCCGATGAACCCACGGTCATCCGCCGCATCGCCCCGCTGGCCGACGCGGTGACCCCGGCCTCTTCGCTGTTCGCCGGACGGTATGCCCTGGTGCGGCTGCTCGGCCGGGGGGGCATGGGCTCGGTGTACGAGGCCCAGGACACGCTCGTGGGTGACGTGGTGGCGCTCAAGAGGTTGGAGCTGGGCCGGGACGCGAGCCCGGAGGCCCTGGAGCGGTTCAGCCGCGAGGTGAGGCTGGCCCGCCGCATCTCCCACCCGCACGTGGCGCGCACGCACGATCTGGGGACCCACGAGGGGCAGAGCTTCCTCACCATGGAGTACGTGAAGGGGGAGGACCTGTGGGTGCTGCTCTCGCGCGAGCGGGCCTTGGCGCCCGTCCGGGCGGCGCGCATCGCCCTGGCCATCGCCGAGGGGCTGGCCGCGGCCCATGCCGCCGGCGTGGTGCACCGGGACCTCAAGCCGGCCAACATCCTCATCGAGTCCGGAGGGCGCGTCGTCCTCACGGACTTCGGCATCGCCCGGGCGGTGGCGGGAGAGGCGGCCGGGCGCACGGGGGGCGCGGTGGGTACGCTACGAAGGGCCGCTGGCGTTGCTCGGCGCGTGTTTGCGAGGCGCCCCGGACTTCGTTCCCGCCGTGGCGCTGTATGCCATCGCCACCCAGCGGGCGTGGTTCATCGGGGCCTCGGACGGGGGCGAGGATCTGGCCACGCTGGCGCACGACAGCGCCGAGCGGGCGTTGCGCGTGGCGCCGGAGCTGGTCGAGTCACACCTGGCGCGGGCGATGCTCTCGGCCCAGGAGAATGA
- a CDS encoding non-ribosomal peptide synthetase: protein MKDTSRLTDEASRLSPSQRRLWLLTEFEPAHPGHQVAVAWRLSGALDAVTLEKSFQEITRRQEMTRTCLGEDDGEPLPRVLAENAVRLVYEDLRGVPASEREARLGARLREEGRRAFNLFEGPLLRATLFQLDTREYALLFVAHRLIADATSLTVLARELSILQTQAVAPSERVSMGDAFLAGRLSYGDLLAQQRGLPAPPLTHARHVDERLQWLEGSEAAEQVGYWKTRLAGVTPLELPLDRPRPPVRSLTGGRYDFELSAPLAERIRAFARQEKTEVEGVLLAAFAAVLHRGSGQEDITVGVRRDGRRRPELKGLVAPLADELPLRVTTTGQEGFRPWVRHVSEALRALQAHEDVPFGVVLDALRPPPDLSRTPVFQVLFSLEEPPTGLELPGMRSWPLDVDLGAAPFDLSLRVVGGGGALRAFLEYDTALLDPATLERMATHLRTLLEAALEEPERPLSALPLMAEGARRRMLESWNDTRADYPRDATVASLIEAQVAHTPDAVALVYEGHSLTYRELNERANRLAWHLRGLGVGPEVLVGVALERSVEMVIAPLAVLKAGGAYVPLDPAYPRERLTHMLRVACPPVLITTRASQAALPETEARVVTLDTLALASGGEDTNPPATAGARNLAYLLFTSGSTGQPAGVQVEHGALVNLLYSVRREPGLREGDSLLAVTTLSFDIAGVELYLPLLVGARVVLAPREVTVDGARLRALLEASAPTVLQATPATWRMLLEAGWTGGGGPRAISTGEALPVELSRRLLATGVELWNMYGPTETTVFSSGGRIDGQGPISIGRPIANTTLHLLDASLRPVPVGSRGMLYIGGEGLARGYRGRPDTTAERFIPDPFSSEPGARMYRTGDEARFLPGGTIEYLGRGDFQVKVRGFRIELGDVEAALARHPQVRQAVVVAREDTPGTRRLVAYVVPTPSGAPSWSELRGFLLDILPEYMVPSACVVLDAMPLTPVGKVDRRGLPSPERARPSLDGARVSPRTPEEHTLARVWSEVLGLNPVGIQDSFFDLGGDSLLATRVVARAARAGLRITARQLAQQQTIERLAAVATPVQEPSRGESSSVEGEVVPLPILQWWLEGNPGYLDHDNCALMLEAPADVDAALLEQACRALIAHHDSLRLRLHRRPEGGWRLAYGPALEDPFWSVIDLSAVSAEELPGVMLNEANRLNMGLDLARGPLMRVTLFRLPGPSCRLHLVFHHLLVDEISIRLFVDDLQLAYEQLQRGEPVRLPPLATTIQRWGESLREYARSPEILKDLPYWRQRVQAPFQPLPVDFPSGTSLNSAARFTPLMLPAEETRALLEELPRRLGTTPDDVMLTAALLALEGLTHQRSQHLHVAWHGRDLEVPGVDVSRTVGWFGSITPVFLDASGTADTLGALRAIQAQLRAVPSKGLSWSLLRYLSEDESLRRELAAAPRPEVVYSYVGAVDPKLDPTAMFRPAREFPGMEHAPNATRTDRIALIGMTMGGQLQLMVLTCETLFRRETIEGFVDRMRSHLLEMAALATSG, encoded by the coding sequence ATGAAGGATACTTCCCGACTTACCGATGAAGCCTCCCGCCTCTCGCCCTCGCAGCGGCGGTTGTGGTTGCTCACCGAGTTCGAACCCGCGCATCCCGGTCATCAGGTCGCGGTGGCCTGGCGCCTGAGTGGTGCGCTCGACGCGGTGACGTTGGAGAAGTCCTTTCAGGAGATCACCCGGCGGCAGGAGATGACGCGGACATGTCTTGGCGAGGATGACGGCGAGCCCCTGCCGCGGGTGCTGGCCGAGAACGCCGTCCGCCTGGTGTACGAGGATCTGCGCGGCGTGCCCGCGTCCGAGCGCGAGGCGCGGCTGGGCGCGAGGCTGCGCGAGGAGGGCCGGCGTGCGTTCAATCTCTTCGAGGGGCCGTTGCTGCGCGCCACCTTGTTTCAACTGGACACGCGGGAGTACGCGCTGCTGTTCGTCGCGCACCGGCTCATCGCCGACGCCACGTCGTTGACGGTGCTGGCGCGCGAGCTGTCCATCCTGCAGACCCAGGCGGTCGCGCCCTCGGAGCGCGTGTCGATGGGGGATGCGTTCCTGGCGGGTCGTCTGTCGTATGGAGATCTGCTCGCGCAACAGCGGGGATTGCCCGCGCCGCCGCTGACGCACGCCCGTCACGTCGACGAGCGGCTTCAATGGCTGGAGGGAAGCGAGGCGGCGGAGCAGGTGGGCTATTGGAAGACGCGGCTCGCGGGGGTGACGCCCCTGGAGTTGCCCTTGGATCGGCCGCGCCCGCCCGTGCGGTCCCTGACCGGCGGCCGGTACGACTTCGAGCTGTCCGCGCCACTCGCCGAGCGCATCCGGGCGTTCGCCCGCCAGGAGAAGACGGAGGTGGAGGGCGTCCTCCTGGCCGCCTTCGCGGCGGTGCTGCACCGGGGGTCGGGTCAGGAGGACATCACCGTGGGGGTGCGGCGGGATGGGCGGAGGCGGCCGGAGCTCAAGGGGCTCGTCGCCCCGCTCGCGGACGAGCTGCCCTTGCGCGTCACCACGACGGGCCAGGAGGGGTTCCGGCCGTGGGTCCGGCACGTGTCCGAGGCGCTGCGGGCCCTCCAGGCCCATGAGGACGTGCCCTTCGGCGTGGTGCTGGATGCGCTGCGGCCCCCGCCGGACTTGAGCCGCACGCCCGTGTTCCAGGTGCTGTTCTCCCTGGAGGAGCCACCCACGGGCCTGGAGCTGCCCGGGATGAGGTCCTGGCCGCTCGACGTGGACCTGGGGGCCGCGCCGTTCGACCTGAGCCTGCGCGTGGTGGGGGGCGGTGGCGCGCTGCGTGCCTTCCTGGAGTACGACACCGCGCTGCTCGACCCGGCGACCCTGGAGCGCATGGCCACGCACCTGCGCACGCTGCTGGAGGCGGCGCTGGAGGAGCCGGAGCGGCCGCTGTCCGCCCTGCCGCTGATGGCGGAGGGAGCGCGGCGGCGGATGCTCGAGTCCTGGAACGACACGCGCGCGGACTACCCCCGCGATGCCACCGTCGCCTCGCTGATCGAGGCCCAGGTGGCACACACGCCCGACGCGGTGGCCCTGGTGTACGAGGGCCATTCGCTCACGTACCGGGAGTTGAACGAGCGGGCCAACCGGCTCGCGTGGCACCTGCGGGGGCTCGGTGTGGGCCCCGAGGTGCTCGTGGGCGTGGCGCTCGAGCGCTCCGTGGAGATGGTGATCGCGCCGCTCGCGGTGCTCAAGGCGGGTGGTGCCTACGTCCCGTTGGATCCCGCCTATCCGCGCGAGCGGCTGACGCACATGCTGCGCGTCGCCTGTCCCCCGGTGTTGATCACCACGCGCGCCTCCCAGGCGGCGCTGCCCGAAACGGAGGCCCGGGTCGTCACGCTCGACACCCTGGCGCTGGCCTCGGGAGGGGAGGACACGAACCCGCCCGCCACGGCGGGTGCCCGGAACCTCGCCTACCTGCTCTTCACGTCGGGCTCCACGGGTCAGCCCGCCGGGGTGCAGGTGGAGCACGGAGCGCTGGTGAACCTCCTGTACTCGGTGCGCCGCGAGCCGGGCCTGCGCGAGGGGGACTCGCTGCTGGCCGTCACCACCCTGTCGTTCGACATCGCCGGGGTGGAGCTCTACCTGCCCCTGTTGGTGGGCGCGCGCGTCGTGCTCGCGCCGCGCGAGGTGACCGTGGACGGTGCCCGGCTCCGGGCGCTGCTGGAGGCCTCGGCGCCCACGGTGCTCCAGGCCACGCCCGCGACGTGGCGGATGCTGTTGGAGGCGGGGTGGACGGGCGGCGGCGGACCGCGCGCCATTTCCACGGGAGAGGCGCTGCCGGTGGAGCTCTCCCGGCGTCTGCTCGCCACGGGCGTCGAGCTGTGGAACATGTACGGCCCCACCGAGACGACGGTCTTCTCCAGCGGAGGCAGGATCGACGGCCAGGGACCCATCTCCATCGGCCGCCCCATCGCCAACACCACCCTCCACCTGTTGGACGCGAGCCTTCGGCCCGTCCCGGTGGGCTCGCGCGGCATGCTCTACATCGGCGGAGAGGGCCTGGCGCGTGGCTACCGGGGCCGGCCCGACACGACGGCCGAGCGCTTCATTCCAGATCCCTTCTCCTCGGAGCCGGGCGCGCGCATGTACCGCACGGGCGACGAGGCGCGCTTCCTGCCGGGCGGGACGATCGAATACCTGGGCCGGGGTGACTTCCAGGTGAAGGTGCGCGGCTTCCGCATCGAGCTGGGCGATGTGGAGGCGGCGCTGGCCCGCCACCCCCAGGTGCGGCAGGCGGTGGTGGTGGCGCGCGAGGACACGCCGGGGACCCGGCGGCTCGTGGCCTACGTGGTGCCCACGCCGTCGGGCGCGCCCTCGTGGTCGGAGCTGCGCGGCTTCCTGCTCGACATCCTCCCCGAGTACATGGTGCCGTCGGCCTGCGTGGTGCTCGACGCGATGCCGCTCACGCCCGTGGGGAAGGTGGATCGCCGGGGCCTGCCCTCGCCCGAGCGCGCGCGGCCCTCGCTCGACGGGGCCCGAGTCTCGCCGCGCACTCCCGAGGAGCACACCCTGGCGCGGGTGTGGAGCGAGGTGCTGGGGCTGAACCCGGTGGGCATCCAGGACAGCTTCTTCGACCTGGGCGGTGACTCGCTCCTGGCCACGCGCGTGGTGGCTCGCGCGGCCCGGGCCGGACTGCGCATCACCGCGCGGCAGCTCGCCCAGCAGCAGACGATCGAACGGCTCGCGGCGGTGGCCACCCCCGTGCAGGAGCCGTCCCGGGGCGAGTCCTCGTCGGTGGAGGGCGAGGTGGTGCCGTTGCCCATCCTCCAGTGGTGGCTGGAGGGCAACCCGGGCTACCTGGACCACGACAACTGCGCGCTCATGCTCGAGGCCCCCGCGGACGTGGACGCCGCGCTGCTCGAGCAGGCCTGCCGGGCGCTCATCGCCCACCACGACAGCTTGCGGCTGCGCCTGCATCGCCGCCCGGAGGGGGGATGGCGGCTGGCGTATGGCCCCGCGCTCGAGGACCCCTTCTGGTCCGTCATCGATCTGTCGGCCGTGTCCGCGGAGGAACTGCCCGGGGTCATGCTCAACGAGGCCAACCGGCTCAACATGGGCCTGGACCTGGCCCGGGGGCCGTTGATGCGCGTGACGCTCTTCCGCCTGCCCGGGCCGTCCTGCCGTCTGCACCTCGTGTTCCACCACCTCCTGGTGGATGAGATCTCCATCCGGTTGTTCGTGGATGATCTGCAACTGGCCTACGAGCAGCTCCAGCGGGGCGAGCCGGTGCGGCTGCCGCCCCTGGCGACGACGATCCAGCGCTGGGGCGAGAGCCTGCGCGAGTACGCGCGCTCGCCGGAGATCCTCAAGGATCTGCCCTACTGGCGGCAGCGGGTCCAGGCGCCCTTCCAGCCGCTGCCCGTGGACTTCCCCTCGGGCACGTCGCTCAACTCCGCGGCGCGCTTCACGCCGCTGATGCTGCCGGCCGAGGAGACGCGCGCGCTGCTGGAGGAACTGCCCCGGAGGCTCGGCACCACGCCGGATGACGTGATGCTCACCGCGGCGCTCCTGGCGCTGGAGGGGCTGACCCACCAGCGCTCCCAGCACCTCCACGTGGCCTGGCACGGACGGGACCTGGAGGTGCCGGGGGTGGACGTGTCGCGCACGGTGGGGTGGTTCGGGTCGATCACGCCCGTGTTCCTCGATGCGAGCGGCACCGCGGACACCCTGGGGGCCCTGCGTGCCATCCAGGCACAACTTCGCGCCGTGCCGTCCAAGGGCCTGTCCTGGTCCCTGCTGCGCTACCTGAGCGAGGACGAGTCCCTGCGCCGGGAGCTGGCCGCCGCGCCCCGGCCGGAGGTCGTCTACAGCTACGTCGGCGCGGTGGACCCGAAGCTGGACCCCACGGCGATGTTCCGCCCGGCGCGGGAATTCCCGGGCATGGAGCACGCGCCCAACGCCACGCGCACCGACCGCATCGCCCTCATTGGCATGACGATGGGTGGACAGTTGCAGTTGATGGTCCTCACCTGCGAGACGCTCTTCCGCCGGGAGACCATCGAGGGGTTCGTGGACCGGATGCGCTCCCACCTGCTCGAGATGGCCGCCCTGGCCACCTCCGGGTAG
- a CDS encoding thiol-disulfide oxidoreductase DCC family protein has product MRAAAPLSSPESTDDISLNGGKYILFYDGVCVMCNDFIRSITEDDTGDVFRFAPLQSQFARRVLARHGHNADDMDSMYIVIDYGSPQERIVWKYTALTFVMSHMPGIQGWVGRLLAWIPTSLGDTYYERRARSRYDVYGKYDACPVPRPDIRRRLLALE; this is encoded by the coding sequence ATGCGAGCAGCCGCGCCCTTGTCATCCCCCGAGTCCACCGATGACATCTCACTGAACGGAGGGAAGTACATCCTGTTCTATGATGGCGTTTGTGTGATGTGTAACGACTTCATCCGTTCCATCACCGAGGACGACACGGGAGATGTCTTCCGCTTCGCCCCCCTGCAGAGCCAGTTCGCCCGGAGGGTGCTCGCCCGCCACGGGCACAACGCCGACGACATGGACTCCATGTACATCGTCATCGACTACGGCTCGCCCCAGGAACGAATTGTCTGGAAATACACCGCTTTGACTTTCGTGATGTCGCACATGCCAGGCATCCAGGGATGGGTGGGTCGCCTGCTCGCTTGGATTCCCACGTCCCTCGGAGACACGTACTACGAGCGGCGGGCGCGCTCCCGGTATGACGTCTATGGCAAGTACGACGCCTGCCCGGTTCCGCGCCCCGACATCCGGCGCAGGCTCCTGGCCCTGGAGTGA
- a CDS encoding bifunctional alpha,alpha-trehalose-phosphate synthase (UDP-forming)/trehalose-phosphatase: MSRLLLVSNRLPVTVKADKDGVSVVRSAGGLATGLRGPHERSGGLWIGWPGDVSRLTQAQRASVEEQLSQQRCVPLYLSASEVSRFYEGYSNQVLWPLCHYLLERVPRQDRDWDVYRKVNERFAELVASHYQPGDTIWVHDYQLMLVPAMLRARLPQARIGFFHHIPFPSSEIFRTLPHRLDLVRGLLGADLIGFHTLSYVRHFASTLMQLCGIEKVGDRVEQDGREVRLGAFPMGIDAQAFENLVREPSVLEEVRVHREKSAGQRLLLGVDRLDYTKGIPRRLLAVQRLLEREPAWRGKLRFVQVAVPSRTTVADYATYRERVDELVGRINSLYGSVHNVPIHYLYRSLNEKQLSALYRAADVMFVTPIRDGMNLVAKEFCAARPDEDGVLVLSEFAGAADELGDAVMVNPYDVEGMADGLEAALEMSEEERRTRMRSLRTRVKDYDVHWWVRSFLDTLQSTPTAPPRVAPQGAREALTLIREAPELLLLLDYDGTLVSFTARPEQAAPDAELLDLLKRLTERPHTRVHIVSGRSREVLEAWVGALPLGLHAEHGLWSRPAPGEPWKSLGDVPTDWKHLVRPILETFAARVPGALVEEKYASLAWHYRQVEPVLGTKLARELRMHLGEVFAHGPLEVLPGDKVVEVRARGVNKGRVVGRVTEGMAPGTRVVAVGDDRTDEDLFAALPPEGIAIHAGGKESRAGFRVKGPSEVRQFLAALLD, translated from the coding sequence ATGTCCAGACTCCTGCTCGTCTCCAATCGACTCCCCGTCACCGTCAAGGCGGACAAGGACGGGGTCTCCGTGGTCCGTAGTGCGGGGGGACTCGCCACCGGCTTGCGTGGCCCCCATGAGCGTTCCGGAGGCCTGTGGATCGGCTGGCCCGGGGATGTCTCGCGGCTCACCCAGGCCCAGCGCGCCTCGGTGGAGGAACAGCTCTCCCAGCAGCGTTGCGTCCCGCTCTATTTGAGCGCCAGCGAGGTCAGCCGCTTCTACGAGGGCTACTCCAACCAGGTGCTCTGGCCGCTGTGCCACTACCTGCTCGAGCGCGTGCCCCGGCAGGATCGGGACTGGGACGTCTACCGCAAGGTGAACGAGCGCTTCGCCGAGCTGGTGGCGAGCCACTACCAGCCCGGGGACACCATCTGGGTGCACGACTACCAGTTGATGCTCGTCCCCGCCATGCTGCGCGCGCGGCTGCCCCAGGCGCGCATCGGCTTCTTCCACCACATTCCCTTCCCCTCGAGTGAGATCTTCCGCACCCTGCCGCACCGCCTGGATCTGGTGCGCGGCCTGCTGGGCGCCGACCTCATCGGGTTCCACACGCTCTCGTATGTGCGTCATTTCGCCAGCACCCTGATGCAGCTGTGTGGAATCGAGAAGGTGGGCGACCGTGTCGAGCAGGACGGCCGCGAGGTGCGCCTGGGCGCCTTCCCCATGGGCATCGACGCGCAAGCCTTCGAGAACCTGGTGCGGGAGCCATCGGTGCTCGAGGAGGTGCGCGTGCACCGGGAGAAGAGCGCCGGACAGCGTCTGCTGCTGGGCGTGGACCGGTTGGACTACACCAAGGGCATTCCGCGGCGCCTGCTCGCGGTGCAGCGGCTGCTCGAGCGCGAGCCCGCGTGGCGCGGCAAGCTGCGCTTCGTCCAGGTGGCCGTCCCCAGCCGCACCACGGTGGCGGACTATGCCACCTACCGCGAGAGGGTGGACGAGCTGGTGGGCCGCATCAACAGCCTGTACGGCTCCGTGCACAACGTCCCCATCCACTACCTCTACCGCTCCCTGAACGAGAAGCAGCTCTCGGCGCTCTACCGGGCCGCGGACGTGATGTTCGTCACGCCCATCCGCGATGGCATGAACCTGGTGGCCAAGGAGTTCTGCGCGGCGCGCCCGGACGAGGACGGCGTGTTGGTGCTCAGCGAGTTCGCCGGCGCGGCGGACGAGCTGGGCGACGCGGTGATGGTCAACCCCTATGACGTGGAGGGCATGGCGGACGGGCTGGAGGCCGCGCTGGAGATGTCCGAGGAGGAGCGGCGCACGCGCATGCGCTCGTTGCGCACCCGGGTGAAGGACTACGACGTGCACTGGTGGGTGCGCTCCTTCCTGGACACCCTCCAGTCCACGCCCACGGCGCCGCCGAGGGTGGCACCCCAGGGCGCCCGGGAAGCGCTCACCCTCATCCGCGAGGCGCCCGAGCTGCTCCTGCTGCTCGACTACGACGGCACGCTCGTGTCCTTCACCGCGAGGCCCGAGCAGGCCGCGCCGGACGCGGAGTTGCTCGATCTGCTCAAGCGCCTCACCGAGCGGCCCCATACGCGGGTGCACATCGTCAGTGGCCGCAGCCGCGAGGTGTTGGAGGCCTGGGTGGGCGCGCTGCCCCTCGGCCTGCACGCGGAGCACGGCCTGTGGTCCCGCCCCGCGCCCGGCGAGCCGTGGAAGTCGCTCGGGGACGTGCCCACGGACTGGAAGCACCTGGTGCGCCCCATCCTGGAGACCTTCGCCGCGCGCGTGCCCGGCGCGCTGGTGGAGGAGAAGTACGCGTCGCTCGCCTGGCACTACCGGCAGGTGGAGCCGGTGCTCGGCACGAAGCTGGCGCGCGAGCTGCGGATGCACCTGGGCGAGGTGTTCGCCCACGGTCCGCTGGAAGTCCTCCCCGGGGACAAGGTGGTGGAGGTGCGCGCGCGCGGCGTGAACAAGGGCCGAGTGGTGGGGCGCGTCACCGAGGGCATGGCGCCCGGCACCCGCGTGGTGGCCGTGGGGGATGACCGCACGGACGAGGACTTGTTCGCCGCGCTGCCCCCGGAGGGCATCGCCATCCACGCGGGCGGCAAGGAGTCCCGCGCGGGCTTCCGGGTGAAGGGCCCCTCCGAGGTGCGCCAGTTCCTCGCCGCGCTGCTGGACTGA
- a CDS encoding DUF2238 domain-containing protein, with amino-acid sequence MRVIESPSPALPLVQGTPHEARTPLMLLAVLVPVLLATLLFTPAGRGNWLLETGPGLIGMAVLAATFRRFPMSRWVYVCVFLHVLVLTYGAYYTYALTPLGNWARDTFHLSRNPYDRLGHFAQGFFPAFVVREVLLRRTPLRPGGWLNFLTGSVCLAISACYELLEWWAALLLDPAGGDAFLGTQGDIWDAQWDMFMCLWGAMVALAFLARAHSRSIERLFERGLA; translated from the coding sequence TTGAGAGTCATTGAATCCCCGAGCCCCGCCCTGCCCCTGGTGCAGGGGACTCCGCACGAGGCACGCACGCCATTGATGCTCCTGGCGGTCCTGGTGCCCGTGCTGCTCGCGACGTTGCTCTTCACGCCCGCGGGCCGCGGCAACTGGCTGCTGGAGACGGGCCCGGGGCTCATCGGCATGGCGGTGCTGGCGGCCACCTTCCGCCGCTTCCCCATGTCCCGCTGGGTCTACGTCTGCGTCTTCCTGCACGTGCTGGTGCTCACCTACGGCGCCTACTACACCTATGCCCTCACGCCGCTGGGCAACTGGGCGCGCGACACCTTCCACCTGTCGCGCAATCCCTATGATCGGCTGGGGCACTTCGCACAGGGCTTCTTCCCCGCCTTCGTCGTCCGCGAGGTGCTGCTGCGCCGCACGCCGTTGCGCCCGGGCGGATGGTTGAACTTCCTGACGGGCTCGGTGTGTCTGGCCATCAGCGCCTGCTACGAGTTGCTGGAGTGGTGGGCGGCGCTGCTGCTGGATCCCGCCGGGGGGGATGCGTTCCTCGGCACCCAGGGTGATATCTGGGACGCCCAGTGGGACATGTTCATGTGCCTGTGGGGCGCCATGGTCGCCCTGGCGTTCCTCGCGCGCGCCCACTCCCGGAGCATCGAGCGGCTGTTCGAGCGAGGCTTGGCCTGA